A stretch of Antennarius striatus isolate MH-2024 chromosome 6, ASM4005453v1, whole genome shotgun sequence DNA encodes these proteins:
- the ppm1lb gene encoding protein phosphatase, Mg2+/Mn2+ dependent, 1Lb: MIEETMTLLSLLGRIMRYFLLRPETLFLLCISLALWSYFFHTDEVKTIVKSSRDAVKMVKGKVAEMMQNERFGGLDVLDAEFSKTWEFKSNNVAVYSIQGRRDHMEDRFEVLTDVVNRSHPSIFGVFDGHGGEAAADFAKAHLPDALRQQLLAYEREKERDREKDKEKDERKDRGGLSYPSILEQQILTLDREMLDKLSAIYNEAGTTCLVALLSDKELTVANVGDSRGVLCDKDGNAIPLSHDHKPYQLKERKRIKKAGGFISFNGSWRVQGILAMSRSLGDYPLKNLNVVIPDPDIMTFDLDKLQPEFMILASDGLWDTFSNEEAVRFIRERLDEPHFGAKSIVLQSFYRGCPDNITVMVVKFKSKASEQ, encoded by the exons ATGATAGAGGAGACAATGACCCTGCTGTCCCTGCTCGGTCGGATCATGCGTTATTTTCTGCTCAGACCAGAGACCTTGTTCCTGCTGTGCATCAGCCTGGCGCTGTGGAGTTACTTCTTCCACACCGATGAAGTTAAGACCATCGTGAAATCCAGCCGCGATGCGGTGAAGATGGTCAAGGGGAAGGTGGCGGAGATGATGCAGAACGAGCGCTTCGGCGGGCTGGACGTCCTGGACGCGGAGTTCTCCAAGACGTGGGAGTTCAAGAGCAACAACGTGGCCGTGTACTCCATCCAGGGCCGGAGGGACCACATGGAGGACCGCTTCGAGGTGCTCACGGACGTGGTCAACAGGAGCCACCCGTCCATATTTGGGGTTTTTGATGGCCACGGTGGAGAG GCTGCCGCTGACTTTGCCAAGGCGCACCTGCCTGACGCTCTCCGTCAGCAGCTGCTGGCCTACGAGCGGGAGAAAGAGCGcgacagagaaaaagacaagGAGAAAGACGAGAGAAAGGACAGGGGAGGCCTCTCCTATCCTTCCATCTTGGAGCAACAGATCCTGACTCTGGACAGAGAGATGCTGGATAAGCTGTCTGCTATATATAATGAAGCAG GCACTACATGTCTGGTGGCCCTGCTGTCTGATAAGGAGTTGACGGTAGCCAACGTTGGAGACTCGCGTGGGGTTCTTTGTGATAAAGACGGCAATGCCATTCCTCTATCGCACGACCACAAACCTTACCAGCTCAAAGAACGCAAGAGGATCAAGAAGGCTG GAGGATTTATCAGCTTCAACGGGTCGTGGCGCGTTCAGGGCATCCTGGCTATGTCCCGCTCCCTAGGCGATTACCCCTTGAAGAACCTCAACGTGGTGATTCCTGATCCTGACATCATGACGTTTGACCTGGACAAGCTGCAGCCGGAGTTCATGATCCTGGCCTCCGATGGCCTTTGGGACACGTTCAGCAATGAGGAGGCAGTTCGTTTCATCAGGGAGCGACTAGACGAGCCTCATTTTGGTGCCAAAAGCATCGTGCTCCAGTCCTTCTATCGTGGTTGCCCTGACAACATCACCGTCATGGTGGTGAAGTTCAAAAGCAAGGCCAGTGAGCAGTAA